ATATATATAAAGTTGGGCTTAGTAGTTAGGTGTGCATCTAGGTTAGTTATGTTGAGAGTTGGCAAACGTACGATCGTTACAGGCCGTATGTGTCATATGAAAATGGAAGAAAGGTCATACAGGAGTATGGATTTGTCAGTGGTCACATCGGTTATTTTATTGTCAGTGAAAACATCATAGGGGTCGTATGATTTGGCCCTCATACAACCATAATTGTCAATAGCGATCGTAGtgatcgctatagcgcgctacgtagcgtatagatctagtgtcgctattagggttgtagcgatggatagcgagaatagcgacactttaatttttatctttttttttttgtttttttaatataaatagcaattaagggGGTATATGGGAGTGCTTATTGTAGccaacttataacttattgactttttgaaaagttaaatgGTGTTTGGGATTGGGAGTGTATGTGAGGggaaaagtcaataagtcacaaaAGCTAAGtcaaacaccccctaaatatagctataaaatagctggattttaggtttttgttaaatatacatgtaaaatagcaaaTATACCAGGGCTTTTTGATATAATATACGTATAAAATTCTAATTTTTTTAGTGTGtcactatttataaaatagccgctCGCTATTTATCGTTATTAGCTATGTAGCacaaggtttaaaagaacggaaacgagtttcgaggcatTTTCCCTTCGCCTCATGAGGCGAAACAAGGCGTAAGGCCGAggcggtattaataaataaatataaaaattatatatattataaaaataataatactaactaatttcatcatcagattcatcaaaatcatcaaaaacatacataaaaaaagacatgaaatgcttgaaattgacacaaaaagtcaaaaacatcaaaaaacaaCTATGAAAATCCCATGAGGCGCACCTGAGGCGCAGCCTTtcttagcgcctcagcccctTTGTGGCGCATATGCAGTAAAAACcccatgaggcgcgcctcagactcGTTTTCGCctcgttttttaaaaccatgatgtagcatataggtaccttatcgctattcgctattcGTCATTAACAATTATGCATATAACCCATATGACCACTTTTCGTGGAATCATACGTCCCGTATTCCTGTTATAACCAGTTTTCACCCTATCATACGGTCTGTATGACACGTCATTGGCGTATGGATAGTGTGTTAGTGGTGTTTGTATAGCTCTGCCCAATAGAATTTCTTTGAAGGATCTTTTTAGTTTTGAGCCACAGATATGCACTTATTCTAGATGATAACAAGAGATATTACAGTGTTGTTAATAGCGATCATAGCGCTCGCTATAGCGTTTAGCGTGGCGTGCGTCAATAGGTCGCAATCTTGGTTTTAAATTGCGTGATGCGCTCCGATGCATTTGGTTCAAAAATCTGATGCGTGATGCATGATGCGAGCACATAACAACTTATAAAAACATACTTAAACGAAAAATACTGATGTAATACGAAGATAAGATTTgtgcctacatcccaccctccccagaccctacaaATAGCTTTGCTATATGTGGGATTTTACTgggtatgattgattgattgattgattgattgtttaaATCAAGCATACCAAAATGTTTCTAGAACCACAAAAGGTGTTAAGGAACCATGTTGGTCCAAATCAAGCATGCTAAGATACTAATTATTGGAAAAACCAACCCATTTCATATAATCTGGAAAAAAGTTGCGTGCATTGGAGCGCAGTATGCGAAAACAGCGCCTTATTCTCGCATCACGTAAACGCAACGCGTCAGCTGTGGCGATGCGCTCTCATCAGCGCATCGGGCGCATCACGCATTATGctcgcattttaaaaccaaggccGCAATCTGATTTTGGCGCTTCGCGTGAAAATAGCGGGATTATagtttttttaaatgtaaatagCGATAATATATGCATATAAAATAGCAGGATTTCcatttaaaaaaatacatatgAAAACAACATATTTTGATAAAATACTGATAAAGTACACataaaatatttctaaaattATCTCGCTAAACATAAAATAGTGCCCACCATTTCATCGCTATTGCTACGTAGTGTATAGGTAGCTTGTCACGATCCTCCGCTATTTGCTATTAAGTGTTAACATCTATGAGATATTACCTTTTGGTGGTCAACAGGTAGCACAAAGTAAAGATCTGCAGATAATTTTTTAATGAAAATCTCTATAATAGAGTTAGAACCGATGAGCGCCGAGACATgatagggaaattttagagagagaaagactaAAGAATAGTAGACACCGAGAGTAGTTCTCATTCGTCAATCGAGTCCACTATTCTTTTCATTACGAGAATACGAGTATATACCACGATCAATAATCTGGAGAAAGTTGTATTTATAACAAACCAATCCTACATGGCAATGTATAATCTATTCCTAGTTAACTAACTTAATATTAATATGCCATGTGATCTTTATTTTATTAGATGTTGTGTCGTTTTTGCTGTTTATTAAAGTTGATTCGTGTTTATTACTACAGAAAGGAGGGTCAAGACACACAGGAAGAACTAGAAAGGAGAGATCTCAAAGAAGAGTTGGAGGAGCGTGAACGAAGGCACTTTTCATCTAAAGACAAGGGTTATAGCGGTAATTTCACTTTaacttctatttttttttttttttttgtagtttgGGTGTGGGGATCTGTAAGTAGTTTGACTTTTTCAACTTGTGTATGATTGCAGAAGACAGAGATCGAAGAAAGGGTGGCCATCATCTACTAGAAGGTGAATATTAACCTTATTAAGTCGATATTATATTATAATGAATTGCTTTTAATGGTTACTGATACTGTTACTGTTACGTATGTGTAAAAAAATATAATCTGAAAATATTATACTATTGGTTTAGGTTCAAGGAGAGAAGTGGAGGACCGTATCTTTCCTCGCAGTGCAgatgctgatgatgctgatgaagaTGAAAAAAGTGACGATGACAGGTATCTTTTCTCACAGTGCAGATGCTGATGATTCTTTTGTGATACTATTTCGACAATTTTACCCATGACGCTTTTAAGATGCAATTGTCTAGCAAATTGTAATATTAATGATAAAGTCAACTAAAGGTAGaatggaaaaattacaagttttgtcctttatctttataccacttttcaggcggtgtcctttttaacgaatgttgacagacggtgtcctttactaggtgttttgttgcaagtttagtcctttacacccaacccagttaaaaaaccctgttaattgttgggtgtaaaggactaaacttgcaacaaaataccttggtaaaggactaaacttgcaacaaaatacctagtaaaggacaccgcttgTCAATAATTAACTGGGTTTTTTTAACTGGgctgggtgtaaaggactaaacttgcaacaaaatacctagtaaaggacaccgcctgtcaacattcgttaaaaaggacaccgcctgaaaagtgatataaagataaaggacaaaacttataatttttCCTTGTTCTTAAATGTGGACGATTATTTTGAGACAAACTAAAATGGTAACACGGACCATAAACAACTGTTTTGAGATGAATCAACTAAAATTTTACTTTACGGTTTTACTTTACACTTATAGGATCGACCATATTTTTTTACATCCAGTGGTCTTATTTGTTATTggtttttttctttcttttaatCTATTTATAGTAGTTTTGTGCACACGATCCAGCTTTATCCATTTTTGCCACTTTGTAGAAATTTTGTTTGTGCCTGAACATTTATATTGGTTGACATAAGTGCTTAAAAGGTTTTGTATATTAGAAAGAGTAACTACATCTTTTTAGTTATCTCAGCTACTAcagtaattttaatatttatgACATTTTTTCTGTGgttagtgatgaagatgatgatgacgagGATGATGAAGAAGCTCTTATGGCAGAGCTTGAATTAATAAGAAAGGAAAGAGCCGAGGAGAAACGCCGCCAAGTgagtttacttttttttttcaaatttttatattTACTTAAGCGTCTTTGACTATTAACTATTAATAACTAACACCCTATATGGTTATGAAAATCAGTTGTCAACTATAGTCTCAAGGGCTATCTTTAGCATACAATTTTTTTTCTTCATTTATTTATAGCCTTATAGGTTCAGGTTATTATTGTCATAGTACGGTTTTAAAATCATAATTAATGTGCTAGTTATTGGGTTATGATAAATAGCATTAAGGCTATGGTTTACAACCaaattgtatattttttttctattaagAACATATTATTTATTACCACTCACATAAGGTTACCTTTTTAACCATTAACAACCAACCGATGGTTATGAAAATCAATAGTTacctttttaaccattaaatgtGATTAATTAATTTTCTTTTATAGGAACGTGAAGAGCGAGAACAGGAACTTAAACTCAAGGAGGCAGAAACAATACGAGGAAACCCGTTGCTTAATAACGCAACATCTTTTAATGTAAAGCGAAGGTGAGTTGTTTTGTCTGTATTCATGTGTACAAGGGATAACTATAACCCATTTTCTTTAGGCATGGGTTGATTCTCGGGTCAAACATGTAAATAAGATGGGCTGCCGGTAATTTGTTAACCTTTTAAATAATCCCACATAGCTACAAGAAGTAATAAATTGTAACTTTGTTGCTTAAATTGGTAATGAAATGTAAGTTTGTTTCAGTTACATGCCTATTTCAAAATCGGTTTGCTAAAAAATAAGGAAAATGTGTAAAGGGTGTTCCTATTTCGTGCAATTTGCTTTTTGTTCTAATCATATTTAACACTAGTTACTCATAAGAAAAAAAATGGCAATTCTTTTTGGGTCAACTCGGGTAGTCTTTGCAGGTTGGCAGGTCGAACCCGAACACGACATGTGTATTCGCGGGTTGACACCAACACGACCCTTTTAACGTGGAAACAAATTATTTATCTTATTTCGAATATTAATGCTCTAAAATTTAGAATTTGAATTTGAGATATTATTCTATTTTTTTAAGCAATTATGCTTAAACTATGTCACCATTTTAAAACTAATTAGTATTGGCATGTAAATACTCAAATAGTTTTAAGTTTATTACATAAAGGCTAAAgcacatttaaaaaaataaaagttaaataaatgggttaaacagGCGAAGAGTTTACATGACACAAGCCGTTTAGCTGAACGTGTTCACTGGTTTGATCCAAACCTGTtcagactaaacccaaacccgcaACTTTCATGTCAAGTTTGTGTAGTGTCTGAATTTTACACCCCTAAATCCGGCCCACCCCCACCGACTTTGCtacgtttttttttgttttttttttccattcgaCTCCTAATAAGAATTTTCCAGGTGGGATGATGATGTGGTTTTTAAGAACCAAGCTCGTGGGGAAACCAAGGCTCCGAAGCGCTTTATTAATGACACCATTCGCAGTGACTTCCATCGCAAGTTTCTTCAAAAATACATGAAgtagtttaatttttttagtCGAAAGTTGGGAATAGGAAGCAGAATACAAACATTTCTGGTTCCATGGCATGTGGATTTGGTTCAATATGTTATGATTGTATAATGTTGAATGTATTGAATTTGTGAGCTACTTGAAATAGTTATTTCTTTGTATTTGTTGGAAAATATATGTTAACTAAAACGTCTTACGGTGTAAATGAGTCGAGCCTGAGCCCGGATTTGATTTAGCTCGGCTTATGAGTAATTATAAAACTTCTTACAGAGGTTCTGGCTTTTAATCATATACAAAACCATGCACCAAAGGTTATTTAGCTCTTGGTTAACTGCTGTGatggtttttctttttctttttttttttttaatatatttcatcGCCATTCGAGAAGGTTCTCTCTTTCAAAACTAAAAGAATAGCTACACGGTGTGATAAAAAAAGCAAATAAATCAACTAAAGTATTTTCTAATATATAACTTTTAAAATTAAACTTGTTCTTATTCGTTTGTTCTTAACATACATTTTTTCAATTTATATTTTGATATAGAACCATCAATAGTGATTTAGTGATGGCTACGGGTATTTAAGTTTTTCCTATAGTGGGTGCGGGTGAtttttcctttgcatgtctcaaGTTTGAGTCTGGATGATAGAGGTTTCTCATTaaggggtttaaattggggatgTATTATGCGAAgggctctctagcgcggacccaattaagacaacgtatgctaaACCTCCCGATATTCACGAATAATTcacacttttcaaaaaaaaaaaaaaaaattgatataaggatgttatatgatttttttaCGTGTCCCTTAAATCTAGGCACATGTGAACTTAACAAACCAAGCCAATCATACCAGTATATCACACAACTTTATGGTTGACTCATTCTTTTCATAAAGGGTGAACAATAATTTttaatctttattttatttttagataAAAGATCATGTACCACACAAAAATTCCATACGAAACGGGAGAGAATCATGACCATACATTTTCCTTTTTCAGTTTAAAGAAGGAAGGGTATAATGGTATTTTTCGCTTAAACTGGTTTTCCGCTTTAATTTCAAACGaccataactttttcatatgtcaatattaaaaaaaaattacaacgtattaacgagcatttcattctctttaattcgagcaacCTATtactatagttttcttaaaaaaattacaGGACTTTGAATACAcgttacgtgattttgaatacccggTACATGACTACATGTTTTTTTAATACCCATTACAtgattacacattcaacataAATTATTACGCATTCAATATAAattcattacgtgattacacattcaatatgaatatgatttgttataactaaTGTTAATACAATTATGCTTATTACGTGAATACACATTCAATAATAAGAACTTAATTCTTTATGCTTTACTACATGATTAAATCTCTAATATACGATATTGTGTTGTTATTATATGTTGATTTGAAAtcatgtaatcacgtaatgggtattcaaaatcacgtagtcatttaccgggtattcaaaatcacgtaatatGTATTCAAAATCCTgcaatttttttaaagaaaactatAACAATGAGCTGgtcgaattaaagagaatgaaatgttcgttaatacggtgtaatttttataaaaatattaacgTGTTAAAAAGTTACAGTCATTTGAAAATCAAGGGGGGAAGTGGGTTTATGAGTCAACAATATTGGATTTTCCTGTTTTGCCATCTTCTCCACTTCTTTCCCTTTTTAGTTATGTGAATTCTATATTTGGTGACCACTTAATCTCAACCATTGATCTTGCAAATCAAGGGTCAAACTTCTTGTACACTTATTTTCTCTTG
This genomic stretch from Helianthus annuus cultivar XRQ/B chromosome 8, HanXRQr2.0-SUNRISE, whole genome shotgun sequence harbors:
- the LOC110873574 gene encoding protein CWC15 homolog, whose amino-acid sequence is MTTAARPTWAPAKGGNEQGGTRIFGPSQKYSSRDIASHTTLKPRKEGQDTQEELERRDLKEELEERERRHFSSKDKGYSEDRDRRKGGHHLLEGSRREVEDRIFPRSADADDADEDEKSDDDSDEDDDDEDDEEALMAELELIRKERAEEKRRQEREEREQELKLKEAETIRGNPLLNNATSFNVKRRWDDDVVFKNQARGETKAPKRFINDTIRSDFHRKFLQKYMK